The window ACAGAAGCGAAGATTTACGTGAGAGATTGACTGAGTTGGTGGATGAAGATATTAGGGTCTATGGCAAAGTCTCCAGTGCTTATAAATTGCCTCGTGCAACTGATCAAGAGAAAAAAGTGCGTTCCCAGGCAATCGAAAAAGCCTGTAAGGATGCACTAACTGTTCCTATGGAAGTAGCGCGTTGTTGTACGGAGGGACTGAACCTGGCAAGAAGGCTTGTGGAGATAGGAAATGTTAGGCTAGTCAGCGATGTGGGCGTTGCTGCAGGATTATTAGAGGCTGCCTTGAAGGGAGCAGAGTTCAATGTAAATATTAATTTAAAAGTAATCGAAGATAGAGACTTTGTGGAAGAGAAAAAGAAGGTTATAGGTTCCTTTGTGAGGGATAGACTAAAAATAAAAGACGAAATACTAAAAAAGACGAAAGATAAAATAGAAAATATGGGAGGAAATTAACGTGGCAGGAAAAATAATTGATGGTAAATCTCTGGCAGCGAAGTTCAAGGAAGATATCAAAAGGGAAGTTGGACAGTTGAAAGAGAAACATAAAGTGACACCCCTGTT of the bacterium genome contains:
- a CDS encoding cyclodeaminase/cyclohydrolase family protein; translated protein: MMGDYRSERLEKYVDDLAAKLPAPGGGSVVALVGALGVGLLSMVSNFTLGKEKYKQREEEIKKILNRSEDLRERLTELVDEDIRVYGKVSSAYKLPRATDQEKKVRSQAIEKACKDALTVPMEVARCCTEGLNLARRLVEIGNVRLVSDVGVAAGLLEAALKGAEFNVNINLKVIEDRDFVEEKKKVIGSFVRDRLKIKDEILKKTKDKIENMGGN